A window from Enterocloster bolteae encodes these proteins:
- a CDS encoding NAD(+)/NADH kinase has protein sequence MKHFYIIANLDKEYVQEAQVFIKAYLEAKGAECLLHHTPERTRGAAHIDGAQVPEDTECVITIGGDGTLIQAARDLAGRNIPMLGVNRGHLGYLNQVSRQEDIAPVLESLLNERYQLERRMMIHGTAWRREETLLKDIALNEIAITRKDPLKVLRYSVYVNDEYLNEYAADGVLVATPTGSTAYNLSAGGPVIAPGARMMVLTPICSHSLNARSIVLAPEDRVRIKVLNSGQVVSFDGDTSMELKAGDCIDIRCSELQTVMIKVKQISFMQNLSNHLGGI, from the coding sequence ATGAAACATTTTTATATTATTGCCAATCTTGACAAAGAATATGTACAGGAGGCCCAGGTGTTTATCAAGGCTTACCTGGAGGCAAAGGGAGCAGAATGCCTCCTGCACCATACACCTGAGAGAACCAGGGGGGCAGCCCACATTGACGGGGCCCAGGTGCCGGAGGATACGGAGTGCGTCATAACAATCGGAGGGGACGGTACCCTCATACAGGCTGCCAGGGACCTGGCGGGCCGCAACATTCCCATGCTGGGGGTGAACAGGGGCCATCTGGGATATCTCAACCAGGTGAGCCGCCAGGAAGACATTGCGCCGGTCCTGGAGTCCCTGTTAAATGAGCGTTACCAGCTGGAACGGCGGATGATGATACACGGGACAGCATGGCGGAGGGAAGAGACTCTTTTAAAGGATATCGCCCTCAATGAAATTGCCATTACCAGAAAGGATCCCCTGAAGGTGCTTCGCTACAGCGTCTATGTCAATGACGAGTATCTCAATGAATACGCGGCAGACGGTGTCCTGGTAGCCACGCCTACAGGCTCCACAGCCTATAATCTTTCGGCGGGAGGGCCGGTCATAGCGCCGGGGGCCAGGATGATGGTGCTGACACCTATCTGCTCCCACTCCCTCAATGCCAGGAGTATCGTGCTGGCACCGGAGGACAGGGTTAGGATCAAGGTCCTTAACAGCGGTCAGGTCGTATCCTTTGACGGGGATACGTCCATGGAATTAAAGGCAGGGGACTGTATAGACATACGGTGTTCCGAGCTGCAGACAGTGATGATAAAGGTAAAGCAGATATCATTTATGCAGAACCTCAGCAACCATCTTGGAGGAATATAG
- the recN gene encoding DNA repair protein RecN: MLLELHVKNLALIEKADVEFGEGLNILTGETGAGKSIIIGSVTMALGGKAPKGSIRPGADYAYIELVFSVTGEEKRKALRELDVEPTEDGLVIISRKLTSARSISRINDETVTMARLSQITGLLLDIHGQHEHQSLLYKSKHLEILDAYVKAATQPVKQTIADRYRIYRSLEEKLRGFDLDAESRIREADFLRFEIEEIEASALKEGEEEELTSVYRRYSHSRRIAECLGAAYEAVEGDWLARALKEVEQASEYDESLGGVRDQLYDADSILRDAGREMSAYLDSMEMDEETFRKTEERLDLIHNLQAKYGPTVEAIFQKLEQKKKRLGELEDYDAHKKRMEQELEECRNGLEKLCTQLTGIRKKASRTLVKKIRQGLVDLNFLDVEFDMEFEKLDHFTPSGWDGAQFLISTNPGQPMRPLMDVASGGELSRIMLAIKTVLADSDDIPTLIFDEIDTGISGRTAQKVSEKLMLIARSHQVICITHLPQIAAMADSHFEIAKSASQGRTITTIRLLDRQASVEELARLLGGARITEAVLKNAGEMKELADRTK; the protein is encoded by the coding sequence ATGTTACTGGAACTGCATGTAAAGAACCTGGCCCTTATTGAGAAAGCGGATGTGGAATTCGGTGAGGGTCTCAATATCCTCACCGGTGAAACCGGAGCCGGCAAATCCATTATCATCGGTTCCGTAACCATGGCCCTGGGCGGCAAGGCACCGAAAGGCAGTATACGTCCCGGGGCAGACTACGCCTATATTGAGCTAGTGTTTTCCGTCACAGGGGAGGAAAAGCGGAAGGCTCTCAGGGAGCTGGATGTGGAACCCACAGAGGACGGACTGGTAATCATATCCAGAAAGCTGACTTCTGCCAGGAGCATCAGCCGTATCAACGATGAGACAGTGACCATGGCCAGACTGAGCCAGATTACCGGCCTGCTGCTGGATATACACGGGCAGCATGAGCATCAGTCCCTGCTTTACAAATCCAAGCATCTTGAAATTCTGGACGCCTATGTCAAGGCCGCGACCCAGCCTGTAAAACAGACAATTGCAGACAGGTACCGTATATACCGTTCCCTTGAAGAAAAGCTGAGGGGGTTTGATTTGGATGCTGAAAGCCGTATCCGGGAGGCTGACTTCCTCCGGTTTGAGATAGAGGAGATAGAGGCATCGGCCCTGAAGGAAGGGGAGGAGGAGGAGCTTACCTCGGTTTACCGCCGTTATTCCCATTCCAGGCGCATTGCAGAGTGTCTGGGAGCCGCTTACGAGGCAGTGGAGGGAGATTGGCTGGCAAGGGCTTTAAAAGAGGTGGAGCAGGCGTCAGAGTACGATGAGAGCCTGGGCGGCGTCCGGGACCAGCTCTATGATGCGGATTCCATTCTGAGGGACGCGGGAAGAGAGATGTCTGCCTATCTGGATTCCATGGAGATGGACGAGGAAACATTCAGAAAAACCGAGGAACGCCTGGATCTGATACATAACCTTCAGGCAAAATACGGGCCGACCGTGGAGGCTATATTCCAGAAATTGGAACAAAAAAAGAAAAGGCTGGGAGAACTGGAAGACTATGACGCTCACAAAAAGCGTATGGAGCAGGAATTAGAAGAATGCAGGAATGGTTTGGAGAAACTCTGCACACAATTAACAGGGATACGTAAAAAGGCATCCAGGACGCTTGTAAAGAAAATCAGGCAGGGTCTGGTGGATTTGAATTTCCTGGATGTGGAATTTGACATGGAATTTGAAAAACTGGATCATTTTACCCCATCCGGATGGGACGGGGCCCAGTTCCTGATTTCAACCAATCCGGGACAGCCCATGCGTCCTCTTATGGATGTGGCGTCAGGAGGAGAGCTTTCCAGAATCATGCTGGCTATCAAAACTGTGCTGGCTGATTCCGATGATATCCCCACACTGATTTTTGACGAGATAGATACTGGTATCAGCGGGCGAACCGCCCAGAAGGTATCGGAGAAGCTCATGCTCATAGCAAGGAGCCACCAGGTCATCTGCATCACCCACCTGCCGCAGATAGCGGCCATGGCGGATTCGCATTTTGAAATTGCAAAATCTGCCAGCCAGGGCAGGACCATAACCACCATCCGTCTGTTAGACAGGCAGGCTTCCGTAGAAGAGCTGGCCAGGCTGTTAGGCGGCGCCAGGATTACGGAGGCAGTGCTTAAGAACGCAGGTGAAATGAAGGAATTGGCAGACAGAACAAAATAA
- a CDS encoding TlyA family RNA methyltransferase: MKKERLDVLMVQRNLAESREKAKALIMSGIVYVNGQKEDKAGTSFEETVQIEVRGNTLKYVSRGGLKLEKAMSRFGVQLAGKVCMDVGASTGGFTDCMLQNGAVKVYAVDVGHGQLAWKLRNDDRVICMEKTNIRYVTPEDIGDRIEFASIDVSFISLTKVLGPVKQLLTDEGQVVCLIKPQFEAGREKVGKKGVVREKSVHLEVIEMVMDYARSIGFGILGLEFSPIKGPEGNIEYLLYLQNILQENGGQEDNVQKITGEKTTDQEEMNQSKTEHAEMKQTENHQAKRNQTEYELSARAIVEQAHGCLD, from the coding sequence ATGAAGAAAGAGCGGTTGGACGTGCTTATGGTCCAGAGAAACCTGGCGGAGTCCAGGGAAAAGGCCAAGGCCCTGATTATGTCAGGGATAGTCTATGTCAATGGACAGAAGGAAGATAAGGCGGGCACGTCCTTTGAGGAGACAGTACAGATTGAGGTCAGGGGAAACACCCTTAAATATGTCAGCCGGGGAGGGCTTAAGCTGGAAAAGGCCATGAGCCGCTTCGGCGTTCAGCTGGCAGGCAAGGTATGCATGGACGTAGGGGCTTCCACCGGCGGATTTACGGACTGTATGCTCCAGAACGGGGCGGTGAAGGTGTATGCCGTGGACGTGGGACATGGACAGCTTGCCTGGAAGCTGCGCAATGACGACAGGGTCATCTGTATGGAGAAAACAAACATCCGGTACGTGACCCCGGAGGATATAGGGGACCGCATTGAATTTGCCAGCATTGATGTGTCCTTTATATCCCTGACAAAAGTGCTGGGACCGGTAAAACAGCTTCTGACCGATGAAGGCCAGGTGGTGTGCCTGATAAAGCCCCAGTTTGAGGCCGGACGGGAAAAGGTGGGAAAGAAGGGCGTTGTCAGGGAAAAGAGCGTTCATCTTGAGGTCATAGAGATGGTTATGGATTATGCCCGGAGCATTGGTTTTGGTATACTGGGGCTGGAATTCTCTCCCATCAAGGGGCCTGAGGGAAATATCGAATATCTTCTGTACCTCCAGAATATTTTGCAGGAAAATGGGGGGCAGGAGGATAATGTACAGAAAATAACCGGAGAGAAAACAACCGATCAGGAAGAAATGAATCAGTCAAAAACAGAGCATGCGGAAATGAAGCAGACAGAAAACCATCAGGCGAAACGAAACCAAACAGAATATGAATTGTCAGCCCGTGCCATTGTGGAACAGGCCCACGGATGTCTGGATTAA
- the argR gene encoding arginine repressor: protein MKVERHSKIVELIGKYEIETQEELAERLNEAGFNVTQATVSRDIRELKLTKMQSESGRQRYMVLESPRGTSAIKYIRILKDGYMSMDMAQNILVIKTVSGMAMAVAAALDAIQFHEIVGCIAGDDTIMCAIRSVDDTIIVMEKIKKMVED, encoded by the coding sequence ATGAAGGTAGAGCGCCACAGCAAAATTGTCGAATTAATTGGAAAATATGAGATAGAGACACAGGAGGAGCTGGCTGAAAGGCTGAATGAAGCTGGTTTCAATGTGACCCAGGCAACTGTTTCCAGGGATATCCGTGAACTGAAGCTGACCAAGATGCAGTCGGAGAGCGGCAGACAGCGCTACATGGTATTGGAGAGCCCCAGGGGGACATCTGCCATCAAATATATCCGCATCCTTAAGGACGGATACATGTCCATGGACATGGCTCAGAATATCCTGGTAATCAAGACCGTATCCGGCATGGCCATGGCTGTGGCTGCTGCCCTGGACGCCATCCAGTTCCACGAAATCGTGGGCTGTATTGCAGGTGATGATACCATCATGTGTGCCATACGCAGTGTGGACGATACCATCATTGTCATGGAGAAAATCAAGAAAATGGTGGAAGACTAA
- the dxs gene encoding 1-deoxy-D-xylulose-5-phosphate synthase, producing the protein MILEQINGPEELKALPPEDLKILAQEIRTFLIEKISHTGGHLASNLGVVELTIALFKTLNLPEDKVIWDVGHQSYTHKILSGRMAEFDELRQYGGLSGFPKRKESPYDSFDTGHSSTSISAGLGIALGRDIRGEDYRVVSVIGDGALTGGMAYEALNNAARMKKNFIIVLNDNKMSISENVGGMSRYLNGLRTGSGYNDLKKSVADALDRIPVVGTAMIDKIKRTKNSIKQLFIPGMLFENMGITYLGPVDGHNIQALCKVLREAQKLDHAVLVHVMTKKGKGYRPAEKNPSYFHGVGPFDIKTGQSLSSQKNPSYTDVFSRKLCQLGQEHPELVAVTAAMPDGTGLAAFGKKFPDRFFDVGIAEAHAVTSAAGMAAAGLRPVVAVYSSFLQRAYDQVLHDVCIQNLPVLFAVDRAGLVGSDGETHQGIFDYSFLTSIPNMSVMAPKNLWELRAMLDFAMDYNSPLAVRYPRGEAYRGLKEFRQPISYGVGEILYEEEDIALLAVGSMVSTGEHVRQKLKAEGYRCSLANGRFVKPFDRKMVSRLAKNHRLIVTMEENVLQGGYGLAVTAFIHENYPEVKVLNIAIPDAYVEHGNVSILREGLGIDSDSIIRTMKAGGYIGKKD; encoded by the coding sequence ATGATACTGGAACAAATTAATGGGCCGGAGGAACTGAAAGCCCTTCCGCCCGAGGATTTAAAGATACTGGCCCAGGAGATACGGACCTTCCTGATTGAGAAAATCAGCCATACCGGAGGCCATCTGGCCTCCAATCTGGGCGTGGTGGAACTGACCATCGCCCTTTTTAAAACCTTAAATCTTCCGGAGGACAAGGTTATATGGGATGTGGGGCACCAGTCCTATACCCATAAGATATTGAGCGGGCGCATGGCGGAATTTGACGAGCTGCGTCAGTACGGAGGCCTGAGCGGATTCCCGAAGCGCAAGGAGAGTCCCTATGATTCCTTTGACACGGGCCACAGCTCCACCTCCATATCTGCGGGGCTGGGAATCGCCCTGGGGCGCGATATCAGAGGTGAGGACTACCGTGTGGTATCCGTCATTGGAGACGGGGCCCTTACCGGCGGCATGGCGTATGAAGCCCTGAATAATGCCGCCAGGATGAAGAAGAATTTCATCATTGTGCTGAATGACAATAAGATGTCCATTTCAGAAAATGTAGGGGGCATGTCCCGCTACTTAAACGGCCTGCGTACAGGCAGCGGCTACAACGACCTGAAAAAGAGCGTGGCAGACGCCCTGGACCGGATTCCGGTGGTGGGCACTGCCATGATAGATAAAATCAAACGCACCAAGAACAGCATAAAACAGCTGTTTATACCCGGTATGCTGTTTGAAAATATGGGCATTACCTATCTGGGCCCGGTGGACGGCCATAATATCCAGGCCCTCTGCAAGGTGCTGAGGGAGGCCCAGAAGCTGGATCACGCAGTTCTGGTCCATGTGATGACGAAAAAGGGTAAGGGATACCGTCCGGCGGAAAAGAATCCATCCTATTTTCACGGAGTGGGTCCCTTTGATATAAAAACGGGACAATCCCTGTCATCCCAGAAGAATCCATCCTATACGGATGTGTTCTCCAGAAAGCTCTGCCAGCTGGGGCAGGAGCATCCGGAATTGGTGGCAGTGACGGCCGCCATGCCTGACGGTACGGGGCTGGCTGCATTTGGAAAGAAGTTTCCGGACCGTTTTTTTGATGTGGGAATCGCGGAGGCTCATGCGGTCACGTCTGCTGCAGGCATGGCTGCGGCCGGGCTCAGGCCCGTGGTGGCGGTCTATTCCTCCTTCCTGCAGAGGGCCTATGACCAGGTCCTGCACGATGTCTGTATCCAGAACCTGCCGGTGCTATTTGCAGTGGACCGGGCAGGGCTTGTGGGTAGCGACGGGGAGACCCATCAGGGAATCTTTGACTATTCTTTCCTGACCTCCATTCCCAACATGAGCGTTATGGCCCCCAAGAATCTGTGGGAGCTGCGGGCCATGCTGGACTTTGCCATGGATTATAACAGCCCTCTGGCTGTCCGTTATCCCAGAGGCGAGGCGTACCGGGGACTGAAGGAATTCAGACAGCCCATATCATACGGTGTGGGTGAAATACTTTACGAGGAAGAGGATATTGCCCTTCTCGCTGTGGGCAGCATGGTCAGCACAGGCGAACATGTGCGGCAGAAGCTGAAGGCGGAGGGATACAGATGCAGCCTTGCCAACGGCAGGTTTGTGAAGCCCTTTGACAGGAAAATGGTATCACGTCTGGCGAAGAATCACCGCCTGATTGTCACCATGGAGGAAAATGTGCTCCAGGGCGGTTACGGCCTGGCGGTCACTGCATTCATACATGAGAACTATCCGGAAGTAAAGGTACTTAATATTGCCATTCCTGACGCATATGTGGAGCACGGCAATGTGTCCATATTAAGGGAAGGACTGGGAATCGACAGCGATTCCATTATCCGGACCATGAAGGCCGGCGGTTATATCGGCAAAAAGGATTGA
- the xseB gene encoding exodeoxyribonuclease VII small subunit — protein MPRKKTDTQEKEENKASIEENFAQLEEIIKKLEAGDSTLEESFTCYEAGMKLVKYLSGQIDNVEKQIQILSEGDENE, from the coding sequence ATGCCGCGTAAGAAGACGGACACACAGGAAAAGGAAGAGAATAAAGCCAGCATTGAGGAAAATTTTGCCCAGCTGGAGGAAATCATAAAAAAACTGGAAGCCGGGGACAGTACGCTGGAGGAATCATTCACCTGCTATGAAGCGGGGATGAAGCTGGTGAAGTACCTGAGCGGTCAGATAGACAATGTAGAAAAACAGATTCAGATATTGAGTGAGGGTGATGAAAATGAGTGA
- a CDS encoding polyprenyl synthetase family protein, whose protein sequence is MSDKETFKQELDARTAEIEQLIGTYLPEETGHQKTIFEAMNYSMKAGGKRLRPMLMQEMCRLFTGTLLEAVIPFMAAVEMIHTSSLVHDDLPCMDDDMMRRGKASTWAEYGEDIGVLTGDALMMYAFETAANAFETSIDPDELSRIGRAMGILARKTGVYGMIGGQTVDVELAGGPIPGDKLEFIYRLKTGALIEASMLIGAVLGGAAEEDCKIVESLAAKIGMAFQIQDDILDVTGSQDVTGKPSGSDEKNKKTTYVTLEGLDKAKKDVEQISTEAIEELNKLPGNNDFLEQLIRALVGRQK, encoded by the coding sequence ATGAGTGATAAGGAAACATTTAAACAGGAACTTGATGCGCGTACAGCAGAGATTGAACAGTTAATTGGAACTTATCTTCCGGAGGAAACAGGCCATCAGAAGACTATCTTCGAGGCAATGAATTACAGCATGAAGGCTGGAGGAAAGCGCCTTCGCCCCATGCTCATGCAGGAGATGTGCCGGCTTTTTACAGGCACCCTTCTGGAAGCTGTGATTCCCTTTATGGCGGCTGTGGAGATGATACACACCTCCTCTCTGGTGCATGATGATCTTCCCTGTATGGATGATGATATGATGCGCAGGGGCAAGGCCAGCACATGGGCTGAGTACGGCGAGGACATCGGTGTGCTTACCGGGGACGCCCTTATGATGTATGCCTTTGAGACAGCTGCCAATGCCTTTGAAACAAGCATTGATCCGGACGAATTATCCAGGATTGGGCGGGCTATGGGGATTCTTGCCCGTAAGACCGGCGTGTACGGCATGATAGGAGGCCAGACCGTGGATGTGGAGCTGGCCGGAGGCCCGATACCGGGAGACAAGCTGGAATTTATCTACCGTCTGAAGACGGGAGCGCTGATTGAGGCTTCCATGCTGATAGGCGCTGTCCTGGGCGGCGCTGCTGAGGAGGACTGCAAGATTGTGGAATCCCTTGCAGCCAAAATCGGAATGGCATTCCAGATTCAGGACGATATCCTGGATGTGACGGGAAGCCAGGATGTGACCGGCAAACCTTCAGGAAGCGATGAAAAGAATAAAAAGACGACCTATGTAACCCTGGAAGGCCTGGACAAGGCAAAGAAGGATGTGGAACAGATTTCTACAGAAGCCATTGAAGAGCTGAACAAGCTTCCGGGGAACAATGATTTCCTGGAGCAGTTAATCCGCGCATTGGTGGGCCGTCAGAAGTAA
- the spoIVB gene encoding SpoIVB peptidase, with amino-acid sequence MKGKSIFYRWLGRIFWLSAVAVTGYTWYYMDQAVPDRVSIIENEEEEFSFGLPLKATISSDSQEVALSNESNIPADQITISGRDHFSMFGGEKGSYQVGLKLFGVIKLKDIQVDVVDTRYAIPCGSPIGIYLKSDGVMVIGTGRITGSDGMEVEPAYGILKSGDYIEAFNGKPMNTKEDLIRAVSESGGQDCVLQVRREGEDVDISLKPVQGADGQYKLGAWVRDDTQGIGTITYVDMNGRFGALGHGISDSDTGDLVESSDGALYSTEIMGIEKGSMGKPGLLSGVIYYGPQSHMGDIEKNTNEGIFGTVNQQFKKQISGEPMEIACRQDVKQGPAYIRSNISGELKDYAIEIQKVDYNSGHKNKSMVIKVTDPELLELTGGIVQGMSGSPIIQDGKLAGAVTHVFVQDASRGYGILIENMMEH; translated from the coding sequence ATGAAGGGGAAATCAATCTTTTACCGGTGGCTGGGGCGCATTTTCTGGCTGTCCGCTGTGGCTGTTACGGGGTACACGTGGTATTACATGGACCAGGCAGTGCCAGACCGGGTGAGCATTATAGAAAATGAAGAGGAGGAATTTTCCTTTGGCCTGCCTTTAAAGGCAACCATATCCAGCGACAGCCAGGAGGTAGCCCTGTCCAATGAGAGCAATATACCGGCAGATCAGATTACCATAAGCGGCAGGGACCATTTTTCCATGTTCGGGGGAGAAAAGGGAAGCTACCAGGTAGGTCTTAAGCTGTTTGGAGTTATAAAATTAAAGGACATACAGGTGGATGTGGTGGACACCAGGTATGCCATTCCCTGCGGCTCACCCATCGGCATCTATCTGAAATCGGATGGCGTCATGGTCATCGGCACCGGGCGAATCACGGGAAGCGATGGCATGGAGGTGGAACCGGCATACGGAATACTGAAATCAGGTGACTATATCGAAGCGTTCAACGGAAAGCCCATGAACACAAAGGAGGATCTGATACGGGCTGTCAGCGAGTCAGGGGGCCAGGACTGCGTGCTCCAGGTGCGCAGGGAAGGCGAGGACGTGGATATAAGCCTGAAGCCGGTCCAGGGCGCTGACGGGCAGTACAAGCTGGGAGCATGGGTCAGGGACGATACCCAGGGTATCGGCACCATTACCTATGTGGATATGAACGGCAGGTTCGGCGCGCTGGGCCATGGAATCAGCGACAGCGATACAGGCGATCTAGTGGAATCCTCCGACGGAGCCCTGTATTCCACGGAAATCATGGGAATAGAAAAAGGATCCATGGGAAAACCAGGACTGCTGTCCGGCGTAATTTACTACGGCCCCCAGTCCCATATGGGAGATATAGAAAAGAACACAAATGAGGGCATATTCGGCACGGTCAACCAGCAGTTTAAAAAGCAGATATCAGGAGAACCCATGGAAATCGCCTGCCGCCAGGATGTAAAGCAGGGACCGGCTTATATCCGCAGCAATATTTCCGGCGAGCTGAAGGATTACGCCATTGAGATCCAAAAGGTGGACTATAATTCCGGCCATAAGAACAAAAGTATGGTCATTAAGGTGACGGATCCGGAGCTATTGGAGCTGACAGGAGGAATCGTGCAGGGAATGAGCGGCAGCCCGATTATCCAGGACGGGAAGCTGGCCGGGGCAGTGACCCATGTGTTTGTGCAGGATGCCAGCAGAGGGTACGGGATTTTAATTGAGAATATGATGGAGCATTGA
- the spo0A gene encoding sporulation transcription factor Spo0A gives MEKLNVAIVDDNPLILNTLDELINAEDGLSVIGKADNGADAINMIVDTTPDIVLLDLVMPKIDGISVVEKVKSEHTFLKNPAFIILSAVGGEQMTEDAFKAGANYYLMKPFDKEILVNKIRHIGKLPNKQPAGKVITAPFEPGEESHITREEYMKEHLETDITKMLHELGIPAHIKGYQYLRDAIAMSVEDQEMMSSVTKILYPAIAKRNQTTASRVERAIRHAIEVAWGRGKMETIDEVFGYTISTGKGKPTNSEFIALISDKILLEYKKI, from the coding sequence GTGGAAAAGCTGAATGTTGCGATTGTCGATGACAATCCGCTGATTCTGAATACGCTGGATGAACTGATTAACGCAGAAGACGGATTATCTGTAATTGGAAAGGCAGACAATGGCGCTGATGCCATTAACATGATTGTTGACACAACGCCGGACATTGTACTGCTGGATTTGGTAATGCCGAAAATTGACGGTATATCCGTGGTGGAAAAAGTGAAAAGCGAGCATACTTTCCTGAAAAATCCTGCATTCATTATACTTAGTGCAGTAGGTGGAGAACAGATGACAGAAGATGCCTTTAAGGCGGGCGCTAATTACTATCTGATGAAACCCTTCGACAAGGAAATCCTGGTAAACAAGATTCGTCATATTGGAAAACTGCCCAATAAACAGCCGGCAGGAAAAGTAATAACGGCTCCTTTTGAGCCGGGGGAAGAATCCCATATAACCAGGGAAGAGTACATGAAGGAGCATCTGGAGACGGACATTACAAAGATGCTTCATGAGCTGGGCATACCGGCCCACATTAAAGGATATCAGTATCTGCGGGATGCCATCGCCATGTCGGTGGAAGACCAGGAAATGATGAGCAGTGTGACGAAAATTCTATATCCGGCCATAGCCAAACGCAACCAGACAACGGCCAGCCGGGTGGAACGAGCTATACGTCATGCCATCGAGGTGGCCTGGGGCAGAGGCAAGATGGAAACCATCGATGAAGTTTTCGGTTATACAATCAGTACCGGAAAGGGTAAGCCTACCAATTCTGAATTCATTGCGCTGATATCGGATAAAATACTCTTGGAATACAAAAAAATTTAA
- the xseA gene encoding exodeoxyribonuclease VII large subunit, which translates to MASVYTVSQVTAYIRNMFTQDFALNRISIRGEVSNCKYHTSGHIYFTLKDGGAQIAAVMFAGQRKGLDFELREGQEVTVSGTVDVYERDGRYQLYAKEITREGKGDLFRQFEKLRNELEEMGMFDSCYKQPIPKYARKVGIVTAGTGAAIRDIMNISARRNPYVQLILYPALVQGEQAKYSIAKGIETLDRMGLDVLIVGRGGGSIEDLWAFNEEMVARAIFNCTTPVISAVGHETDVTIADYVADLRAPTPSAAAELAVFDYGQFVEQVNLYRQVLERSMERRLEKLHFRLDQCGMRLKLLSPEKQLNDRRQRLADMESRLERMMEENLGLSRRKLEDRRRRLEARMALGLTEGKHRLALLSGRLDGLSPLKKLGGGFGFVTDARGRAFTSITQAEPGDIIRVSVKDGRVDARVVETESMKLPGSEG; encoded by the coding sequence ATGGCAAGTGTTTACACCGTATCTCAGGTAACTGCATATATCAGGAACATGTTTACACAGGATTTTGCCCTGAACCGGATTTCCATTCGGGGAGAAGTGAGCAACTGTAAGTACCACACATCAGGCCATATCTATTTTACATTGAAGGACGGCGGCGCGCAGATCGCTGCTGTCATGTTTGCAGGACAGAGGAAAGGGCTGGATTTTGAGCTCAGGGAAGGCCAGGAGGTTACGGTGTCAGGCACCGTGGATGTGTACGAGAGGGACGGAAGATACCAGCTCTATGCAAAGGAGATTACCAGGGAAGGAAAGGGAGACCTGTTCCGCCAGTTTGAAAAGCTGCGGAATGAGCTGGAGGAAATGGGAATGTTTGACAGCTGTTACAAGCAGCCCATACCCAAATATGCCAGGAAGGTGGGAATCGTCACGGCCGGCACAGGAGCGGCTATCCGTGACATCATGAATATATCCGCCAGAAGGAATCCCTATGTCCAGCTCATATTATACCCGGCCCTGGTCCAGGGAGAGCAGGCAAAGTACAGCATCGCAAAGGGCATAGAGACTCTGGACCGTATGGGGTTAGATGTCCTGATTGTGGGAAGAGGCGGAGGTTCCATCGAAGACCTCTGGGCTTTTAACGAGGAAATGGTGGCCAGGGCCATCTTTAACTGCACCACCCCGGTTATCTCAGCCGTGGGGCATGAGACGGATGTGACCATAGCGGATTATGTGGCGGATTTAAGGGCGCCCACTCCGTCAGCGGCAGCGGAACTGGCTGTGTTTGATTATGGTCAGTTTGTGGAGCAGGTGAATCTGTACAGGCAGGTGCTGGAGCGCTCCATGGAGCGCAGGCTGGAAAAGCTGCATTTCCGGCTGGACCAGTGCGGTATGCGCTTAAAGCTTCTAAGCCCGGAAAAGCAGCTCAACGACAGGAGGCAGCGCCTGGCAGACATGGAGAGCCGCCTGGAACGGATGATGGAAGAAAATCTGGGATTGTCCCGGCGTAAGCTGGAGGATAGGAGACGGCGCCTTGAGGCGCGTATGGCCTTAGGACTTACAGAGGGAAAGCACAGGCTGGCCCTGTTGTCAGGGAGACTAGACGGATTGTCGCCCCTTAAGAAGCTGGGCGGCGGATTCGGATTTGTGACAGACGCCAGAGGCAGGGCGTTCACCTCCATTACACAGGCAGAGCCTGGAGACATAATACGCGTCAGCGTAAAGGACGGGCGTGTGGACGCCCGGGTCGTGGAGACGGAATCCATGAAACTGCCGGGAAGTGAGGGATAG